One Methylosinus sp. C49 DNA segment encodes these proteins:
- a CDS encoding transglycosylase domain-containing protein: MVYDRNGAFLTQIGARDAARIDYGYWPLREIPPRVALATLALEDRRFASHMGVDARALLRAAWRNLVGGKRREGASTIAMQVARMQNPAPRSLGAKIREAATGIALIARHGHEAVLAHYLRLAPYGNGSHGIAHAARFYFDKPVEDLSLAEIALLAAVPQSPGRMNLFRESGLALARARAARALAFLSRETLVEPAQIALATKQLASLRPIGAARRPDALHLSLRYEALAREGLIASASPHDPRIGATIDLSLQDKLAHLSRRYLALWRAAGARQVALMVVERGTGAVLADIGSSDYRDWRDGAIDFTRALRSPGSTLKPFVYALAFERGALEPTDLVADVPEGASGVNNADGAFLGPMLPRQALANSRNVPATNLMRRVGLEANFQFLHDLGLHDLEAPAESFGLSMAIGALPTKLEHLMRAYGALAEDGVLCDLVFAKEQRRRRSIRVMSSDTARLVTSMLADPLARLPSFPRYGPLEYPFAVAVKTGTSQAYRDAWTIAYSRKAIVGVWIGRGDAGAMNRLSGAASSARLAHAALTLIHGAKAGEIETESFPAPQGRVPVEMCLAGGRSDGRCGETLVEWVRPQKAPPPRGAMEIAAWPAPRDETVELAIMTPEHKTHVWRNPELPAKLNRLALRASAPGSVEQILWMVDGRPFRLADAGEPVYWPMQPGTHRIQARLPLRPGASRTVEVTIE; this comes from the coding sequence ATGGTCTATGACCGCAACGGCGCTTTTCTCACGCAGATCGGCGCGCGCGACGCGGCGCGGATCGACTATGGCTATTGGCCGCTGCGCGAAATTCCGCCGCGCGTCGCGCTCGCGACGCTCGCGCTCGAGGATCGGCGCTTCGCCTCGCATATGGGCGTCGATGCGCGGGCTCTGCTGCGCGCGGCCTGGCGCAATCTCGTCGGAGGCAAGCGCCGCGAAGGCGCCTCCACCATCGCCATGCAGGTCGCGCGCATGCAAAATCCCGCGCCGCGCAGCTTGGGGGCCAAGATCAGGGAGGCGGCGACGGGGATCGCGCTCATTGCGCGTCATGGTCACGAGGCGGTTCTCGCGCATTATTTGCGTCTCGCGCCCTATGGCAATGGCAGCCATGGAATCGCCCATGCCGCGCGTTTTTACTTCGACAAGCCGGTCGAGGATCTCTCGCTCGCGGAGATCGCGCTGCTGGCCGCCGTTCCGCAATCTCCCGGCCGCATGAATCTCTTTCGCGAGAGCGGGCTCGCCCTCGCGAGGGCTCGCGCGGCTCGCGCGCTCGCTTTTCTGTCGCGCGAGACGCTCGTCGAGCCCGCGCAGATCGCGCTCGCGACAAAGCAGCTCGCGAGCTTGCGTCCCATCGGCGCGGCGCGGCGGCCGGATGCGCTGCATCTCTCGCTGCGCTATGAGGCGCTGGCGCGCGAAGGTCTCATCGCGTCCGCCTCGCCGCATGATCCGCGCATCGGCGCGACCATCGATCTCTCCTTGCAGGACAAGCTCGCGCATCTTTCGCGGCGCTATCTCGCGCTCTGGCGCGCCGCCGGCGCGCGGCAAGTCGCGCTCATGGTCGTGGAGCGCGGTACGGGCGCTGTGCTCGCGGACATAGGCTCATCCGATTATCGCGACTGGCGCGACGGCGCCATCGATTTCACACGCGCGCTGCGCTCGCCGGGCTCGACGCTGAAGCCTTTCGTCTATGCGCTCGCATTCGAGCGCGGCGCTCTGGAGCCCACCGATCTCGTCGCCGACGTTCCCGAGGGCGCGTCCGGCGTCAACAACGCCGATGGCGCGTTTCTCGGGCCGATGCTGCCGCGCCAGGCGCTCGCCAATTCGCGCAATGTGCCGGCGACCAATCTCATGCGCCGGGTCGGGCTCGAGGCGAATTTTCAATTTCTGCACGATCTCGGCCTGCATGATCTCGAGGCCCCGGCGGAATCCTTCGGCCTCTCCATGGCGATCGGCGCGCTGCCGACCAAGCTCGAGCATTTGATGCGGGCCTATGGCGCGCTCGCGGAAGATGGCGTGCTCTGCGATCTCGTCTTTGCGAAAGAGCAGCGACGGCGCCGCTCCATTCGCGTGATGTCGAGCGACACGGCGCGGCTCGTCACCTCCATGCTGGCCGACCCGCTCGCGCGCCTGCCGAGCTTTCCGCGCTATGGGCCGCTCGAATATCCTTTCGCCGTGGCGGTGAAGACCGGCACCTCGCAGGCCTATCGCGACGCCTGGACCATCGCCTATTCGCGCAAGGCCATCGTCGGCGTATGGATCGGGCGGGGCGACGCCGGCGCGATGAATCGGCTGAGCGGCGCCGCATCCAGCGCGCGGCTCGCGCATGCGGCGCTGACGCTCATTCATGGCGCGAAGGCCGGCGAGATAGAGACGGAGTCGTTTCCTGCGCCGCAGGGACGCGTTCCGGTGGAAATGTGTCTCGCCGGCGGCCGCAGCGACGGACGCTGTGGCGAGACGCTGGTCGAATGGGTGAGGCCGCAGAAGGCGCCGCCCCCGCGCGGCGCAATGGAAATCGCCGCGTGGCCGGCGCCGCGCGACGAGACTGTCGAGCTCGCCATCATGACGCCCGAGCATAAAACGCATGTCTGGCGCAATCCAGAGCTGCCGGCGAAGCTCAATCGTCTCGCATTGCGCGCATCGGCGCCCGGCTCAGTGGAGCAGATACTCTGGATGGTGGACGGTCGGCCGTTTCGGCTCGCTGACGCCGGTGAGCCCGTCTATTGGCCCATGCAGCCAGGA